The Humulus lupulus chromosome 3, drHumLupu1.1, whole genome shotgun sequence genome window below encodes:
- the LOC133824508 gene encoding uncharacterized protein LOC133824508: MMFEEEGKVEEKVIENLEKKQSQISIDHHIKIPYPQRQQKNKLDKKLEEYEIVALTEDCSAILQKKLPPKLKDSGSFIIPYTIGNVVFEKALCDLGVSVNLMPLAIYRKLKLGEACPTTMSLQMADHSIKYPCGVINDVLVKVDKFIFPADFIILDIEEDKNIMIILGRPF, encoded by the exons ATGATGTTTGAAGAAGAGGGAAAGGTGGAAGAAAAGGTTATTGAGAACCTTGAGAAGAAGCAGTCACAAATAAGTATTGATCATCATATCAAgatcccatatcctcagaggcagCAAAAGAACAAGCTTGACAA gaaactGGAAGAATATGAGAtagtggcacttactgaggacTGCAGCGCAATACTCCAAAAGaagctacctcccaagcttaaagattcAGGTAGTTTCATCATTCCTTATACCATAGGGAATGTGGTTTTTGAGAAGGCACTATGTGATTTAGGGGTAAGTGTGAATCTGATGCCTCTAGCTATCTATAGAAAATTGAAATTGGGAGAAGCTTGCCCTACTACCATGTCCCTACAAATGGCAGACCATTCAATTAAATATCCTTGTGGAGTGATAAATGATGTATTGGTGAAAGTAGACAAATTCATCTTTCCAGCAgactttattattcttgatatagAGGAAGATAAAAATATTATGATTATTCTTGGGAGACCATTTTAG